One genomic region from Pseudomonadota bacterium encodes:
- a CDS encoding C-GCAxxG-C-C family protein yields the protein MDEIAFRILQLAGRGYCCSQLLIILALEAQGKTNSDLVRAMAGLCMGGAGSGNVCGVFTGAACMLALYGAKGEDNEKENEKLHLMYSELREWFEQTACASYNGISCKDIIGDKASKPDPNICSSILVDTYNKVMEILLIVEQPPGPLC from the coding sequence ATAGATGAAATTGCTTTCAGAATACTTCAGCTGGCAGGCCGCGGTTACTGTTGCAGCCAGTTGTTGATTATCCTTGCATTGGAAGCACAAGGCAAAACAAATTCCGATCTTGTTCGGGCAATGGCAGGTCTTTGCATGGGTGGGGCTGGAAGCGGTAATGTCTGCGGAGTTTTTACAGGCGCAGCCTGCATGCTTGCTTTGTATGGGGCAAAAGGAGAAGACAACGAAAAGGAAAACGAAAAATTGCATTTGATGTATTCTGAGCTGCGTGAATGGTTTGAGCAAACTGCCTGTGCTTCATACAACGGTATTTCGTGCAAGGATATAATAGGTGATAAAGCAAGCAAACCTGACCCGAATATCTGCAGCAGTATCCTTGTTGATACATATAATAAAGTTATGGAAATACTTCTTATAGTGGAACAACCCCCTGGCCCCCTTTGTTAA
- a CDS encoding type II toxin-antitoxin system RelB/DinJ family antitoxin: MAKTAIIQTRIDPKIKQNAQIILNKLNISMSEAISMYLSQITLHKGIPFEIKIPNDVTAKTLKDTENGYEVHQVDSIDKLFQELDS; encoded by the coding sequence ATGGCAAAAACAGCAATAATTCAAACCCGTATCGATCCAAAGATAAAACAAAATGCCCAAATAATACTGAATAAATTAAATATATCAATGTCAGAGGCTATTTCGATGTACCTTTCACAAATAACGCTACATAAAGGAATTCCTTTTGAAATAAAAATTCCTAATGATGTTACAGCTAAAACACTTAAAGACACCGAAAATGGGTATGAAGTTCATCAGGTTGATTCTATTGATAAATTATTTCAGGAGCTTGATAGTTGA